A single region of the Ziziphus jujuba cultivar Dongzao chromosome 10, ASM3175591v1 genome encodes:
- the LOC107412324 gene encoding cell division cycle 5-like protein, with amino-acid sequence MRIMIKGGVWKNTEDEILKAAVMKYGKNQWARISSLLVRKSAKQCKARWYEWLDPSIKKTEWTREEDEKLLHLAKLMPTQWRTIAPIVGRTPSQCLERYEKLLDAACVKDDNYEPGDDPRKLRPGEIDPNPESKPARPDPVDMDEDEKEMLSEARARLANTRGKKAKRKAREKQLEEARRLASLQKRRELKAAGIDTRQRKRKRKGIDYNAEIPFEKKPPPGFFDVTDEDRVVEQPKFPTTIEELEGKRRVDMEAQLRKQDIAKNKIAQRQDAPSAILQANKLNDPETVRKRSKLMLPAPQISDHELEEIAKMGYASDLLAGSEEVTEGSGATRALLANYAQTPRQGITPLRTPQRTPVSKGDAIMMEAENLARLRESQTPLLGGENPDLHPSDFSGVTPKKREIQTPNPMLTPSATPGAAGLTPRIGMTPSRDGYAFGMTPKGTPIRDELHINEDMDLHDSAKLELRRQADLRRNVRSGLGNLPQPKNEYQIVMQPILEDYEEPEEKIEEDMSDRLAREKAEEEARQQALLRKRSKVLQRELPRPPVASLELIRNSLMRADESSFVPPTLIEQADEMVRKELLNLLEHDNAKYPLNDKVNKEKKKALKRSANGSTASVPEIEDFEEDELKEADSLVKEEALYLRVAMGHENESLDEFVEAHKTCLNDLMYFPTRNAYGLSSVAGNMEKLAALQNEFENVKKRVDDDIKKAASLEKKARILTDGYELRAKKSLWPQIEDTFKQMDTAAKELECFQVLQKQEQLAASYRINNLWEEVQKQKDLEKTLQSRYGDLLVELERMQHLMDQYRVQAQRQEEMAAEKRDLELAEAAKNKTVAQSMENPEQLDTANELGRSTPPVSPSHDVIVGEQKDAMQEDAYSGTATSTDATVEKENVKLGVDVNLPDNMSSAMEGEHTKLVRGNSFQGSDSQVSGSDGIIPETVAVQDSIRVEDVVSDKVIAKDKKMANDSVDAVDDDKTTTAELTNENDVA; translated from the exons ATGAGGATTATGATCAAGGGCGGTGTTTGGAAGAACACCGAGGATGAGATCCTTAAGGCGGCGGTTATGAAGTATGGTAAAAACCAGTGGGCTCGAATCTCTTCCCTTTTGGTTCGCAAATCTGCTAAGCAGTGCAAAGCTCGCTGGTACGAGTGGCTCGACCCTTCCATCAAGAAG ACTGAGTGGACTAGAGAAGAGGATGAAAAGCTGCTTCATCTTGCAAAACTCATGCCCACACAGTGGAGAACTATTGCCCCAATCGTCGGCCGCACTCCATCGCAGTGTCTTGAGCGGTATGAGAAGCTTCTTGATGCAGCCTGTGTTAAGGATGACAACTATGAACCAGGTGATGACCCGCGGAAATTACGGCCTGGTGAGATTGATCCAAATCCTGAATCAAAACCCGCACGGCCAGATCCTGTTGATATGGATGAGGATGAGAAGGAAATGCTTTCAGAGGCACGAGCTCGGTTAGCCAACACAAGAGGAAAGAAGGCAAAAAGGAAAGCTAGGGAGAAACAGCTTGAAGAGGCAAGGAGGCTTGCTTCTTTACAGAAGAGGAGAGAACTAAAGGCTGCCGGCATTGATACGAGGCAgcgaaagaggaaaagaaagggaATAGACTACAATGCAGAAATTCCGTTTGAAAAGAAGCCACCTCCAGGCTTTTTTGATGTTACTGATGAAGATAGAGTTGTGGAACAGCCGAAGTTCCCAACCaccattgaagaacttgaaggGAAAAGAAGGGTTGATATGGAAGCACAACTAAGAAAGCAGGATATTGCTAAGAATAAAATTGCACAAAGGCAGGATGCTCCATCAGCCATACTGCAAGCCAACAAATTAAATGATCCTGAAACAGTCAGGAAGAGGTCCAAATTGATGCTCCCTGCACCCCAGATTTCAGATCATGAATTGGAAGAAATTGCAAAGATGGGTTATGCTAGTGATCTTCTTGCAGGGAGTGAGGAAGTCACTGAAGGGAGTGGTGCAACACGTGCTCTTCTTGCTAATTATGCTCAGACACCACGGCAGGGGATTACACCTTTGCGAACTCCACAAAGGACACCTGTCAGTAAGGGTGATGCTATCATGATGGAAGCAGAAAATCTTGCCAGGTTGAGAGAGTCTCAGACGCCATTATTAGGAGGAGAGAATCCAGACTTGCATCCTTCTGACTTTTCTGGGGTTACTCCCAAGAAAAGGGAGATACAAACACCAAATCCTATGTTGACTCCATCTGCAACACCTGGAGCTGCAGGTCTTACTCCTAGAATTGGCATGACACCATCAAGGGATGGCTATGCTTTTGGCATGACACCAAAAGGTACTCCCATCAGAGATGAGCTCCATATCAATGAAGATATGGATTTACATGATAGTGCAAAACTTGAGCTACGAAGACAAGCTGATTTGAGAAGGAATGTGCGTTCAGGATTAGGTAATCTTCCACAGCCGAAAAATGAGTACCAGATAGTCATGCAGCCTATTCTAGAAGATTATGAGGAACcagaagaaaaaattgaagaagataTGTCAGATAGGTTAGCAAGAGAGAAAGCAGAGGAAGAAGCACGACAGCAGGCATTGCTTAGAAAGAGATCAAAAGTACTTCAGAGGGAGCTTCCTAGACCTCCCGTTGCTTCCTTGGAACTAATTCGCAATTCCTTGATGAGAGCAGATGAAAGTTCTTTTGTGCCTCCTACTTTGATTGAACAGGCTGATGAAATGGTTAGAAAAGAGCTTCTTAACTTATTAGAGCATGATAATGCAAAGTATCCACTTAATGATAAAgtgaataaagagaaaaagaaagctcTTAAGCGCTCTGCAAATGGTTCTACCGCTTCTGTCCCCGAGATAGAAGATTTTGAAGAAGATGAGCTGAAAGAG GCTGACAGTTTAGTTAAGGAAGAGGCTCTGTATCTCCGTGTAGCAATGGGTCATGAGAATGAGTCACTCGATGAATTTGTTGAAGCACACAAAACTTGCCTAAATGACCTCATGTACTTCCCTACCCGCAATGCTTATGGTCTCTCAAGTGTTGCTGGAAACATGGAGAAACTAGCAGCATTGCAGAATGAATTTGAGAATGTGAAAAAGAGGGTTGATGATGATATTAAGAAGGCTGCAAGCCTTGAGAAGAAGGCTAGAATTCTCACAGATGGTTATGAG TTGCGGGCTAAAAAGAGTCTTTGGCCACAAATTGAGGATACTTTTAAGCAGATGGATACTGCTGCAAAAGAACTTGAGTGCTTCCAAGTTTTACAAAAGCAAGAGCAATTAGCAGCTTCATATCGTATAAATAATCTTTGGGAAGAAGTTCAGAAGCAAAAGGATCTTGAGAAAACTTTACAAAGTCGGTATGGAGATCTCTTAGTGGAGCTAGAAAGGATGCAACATCTAATGGACCAATACAGAGTGCAAGCACAAAGACAAGAAGAAATGGCAGCTGAGAAACGAGATCTGGAGTTGGCTGAAgctgcaaaaaataaaacagttgCACAGAGCATGGAAAATCCTGAGCAGCTAGACACTGCAAATGAGCTTGGTAGATCTACACCCCCCGTCAGCCCATCTCATGATGTAATTGTTGGTGAGCAAAAGGATGCTATGCAAGAAGATGCTTATTCGGGCACTGCAACCTCTACGGATGCTACAGTTGAGAAAGAGAATGTGAAACTGGGCGTAGATGTGAATCTACCTGATAATATGTCTTCTGCTATGGAAGGAGAGCACACAAAATTAGTCCGAGGCAATAGTTTCCAAGGTTCTGATAGTCAAGTCTCTGGGTCAGACGGAATTATTCCTGAGACGGTTGCAGTTCAGGATTCTATTCGTGTGGAGGATGTCGTTTCGGACAAGGTGATCGCAAAGGACAAGAAGATGGCTAATGACTCGGTTGATGCTGTGGACGACGATAAGACAACCACCGCTGAGTTGACCAATGAGAATGATGTTGCTTAA
- the LOC107412325 gene encoding low-specificity L-threonine aldolase 1, translated as MVTRTVDLRSDTVTKPCEAMRAAMAAAEVDDDVLGNDPTALILQTELAKMMGKEAALYVPSGTMGNLISVLVHCDIRGSEVILGHNSHIHIYENGGISTIGGVHPRTVKNNEDGTMDIDLIEAAIRDPKGELVYPTTRLICLENTHANCGGRCLSAEYIDKVGEVAKKHGLKLHIDGARIFNASVALGVPVDRLVQAADSVSVCLSKGLGAPVGSIIVGSQSFINKARKLRKTLGGGMRQIGILCAAALIAIKENVQKLEDDHKKAKVLAEGLNKLKGLSVDIKSVETNIIYVDVVEGSKLTAEKLCKKLAEHGVLLMQEGSSRFRVVLHYQISWNDVQYTLSCFQQALPGVHDENGN; from the exons ATGGTAACCAGAACTGTGGATCTCCGGTCTGACACGGTAACCAAACCGTGTGAAGCAATGAGGGCGGCTATGGCAGCTGCTGAAGTTGATGATGATGTGTTGGGAAATGACCCAACTGCATTGATCTTACAAACAGAGTTGGCGAAGATGATGGGCAAGGAAGCAGCACTTTATGTCCCATCAGGCACCATGGGCAACCTAATTAGTGTGCTTGTCCATTGTGATATTAGGGGAAGTGAAGTAATTCTTGGGCACAATTCCCATATCCATATCTATGAGAATGGAGGCATTTCCACAATTGGTGGTGTACATCCCAGAACAGTGAAAAACAATGAAGATGGAACTATGGATATTGATTTGATTGAAGCTGCCATTAGAGATCCTAAAGGAGAGCTTGTGTACCCCACCACTAGACTAATCTGCTTGGAAAATACACATGCAAA CTGTGGTGGTAGATGCCTATCTGCAGAATACATAGACAAAGTGGGAGAGGTAGCCAAGAAGCATGGTCTGAAGCTTCACATTGATGGTGCCCGCATTTTCAATGCATCAGTC GCACTTGGCGTTCCGGTTGATAGGCTTGTACAAGCTGCTGACTCAGTATCG GTATGTCTATCCAAAGGTCTTGGTGCTCCGGTTGGATCTATCATTGTTGGTTCACAAAGCTTTATTAATAAG GCCAGAAAGCTCAGGAAAACTCTAGGTGGGGGGATGAGACAGATTGGTATCCTTTGTGCTGCTGCTTTGATTGCCATAAAAGAGAATGTTCAAAAGCTTGAGGACGACCACAAGAAAGCTAAGGTTTTGGCAG AAGGATTGAATAAACTCAAAGGACTAAGTGTGGATATCAAATCGGTGGAGACCAACATT ATATATGTTGATGTAGTAGAAGGCTCGAAACTGACTGCAGAAAAACTGTGCAAGAAACTGGCAGAACATGGTGTACTTTTGATGCAGGAGGGCTCATCAAG ATTCAGAGTTGTTCTCCACTACCAAATTTCATGGAACGATGTTCAATACACCTTGTCATGCTTTCAG CAAGCTCTGCCTGGAGTACATGATGAAAATGGCAACTAG
- the LOC107412311 gene encoding protein LIGHT-DEPENDENT SHORT HYPOCOTYLS 1, with protein sequence MDLVSEPSKPIIYDPSTITNNSNSSSPNITASSTSTTISSPPSSTTTTTSSSSTPTTPSRYENQKRRDWNTFCQYLRNHRPPLSLPMCSGAHVLEFLRYLDQFGKTKVHNQTCPFFGLPNPPAPCPCPLRQAWGSLDALIGRLRAAYEEHGGRPEANPFGARAVRLYLREVRDFQAKARGVSYEKKRKRPKPKVMPPPPQQQHQHQQHPPTAAT encoded by the coding sequence ATGGATTTAGTTTCAGAGCCAAGCAAACCCATCATCTACGACCCGTCAACCATAACCAACAATAGTAATAGTAGCAGTCCCAATATCACTGCTTCCTCCACATCCACTACAATATCCTCACCACCATCATCAACAACGACAACAACATCATCGTCATCAACTCCAACAACACCGAGCCGCTATGAGAACCAGAAGCGGCGAGACTGGAACACTTTCTGCCAGTACCTACGCAACCACAGGCCTCCACTCTCCCTCCCGATGTGCAGCGGTGCTCACGTCCTCGAATTCCTCCGCTACCTCGATCAATTCGGCAAGACCAAAGTCCATAACCAGACCTGTCCTTTCTTCGGTCTACCCAACCCGCCCGCACCCTGTCCTTGCCCGTTGCGACAAGCTTGGGGCAGCCTCGACGCGCTCATCGGACGCCTGAGGGCTGCTTACGAAGAGCACGGCGGCAGACCGGAAGCGAATCCGTTCGGAGCCAGAGCTGTGAGGCTTTATCTCCGCGAGGTTCGCGATTTTCAGGCTAAAGCCAGGGGAGTTAGCTatgagaagaagaggaagaggccCAAGCCAAAGGTCatgccaccaccaccacagcAGCAGCACCAGCATCAACAACATCCTCCCACTGCAGCTACTTAG
- the LOC107412312 gene encoding protein CHLOROPLAST J-LIKE DOMAIN 1, chloroplastic, which produces MAFAISNAFHHPKLHLHHFNYNSQRPLASFPSPFLRFARTLPRNQRVVSAAASAAGSSNPDSNFNPYEVLGVNPIESFDKIKLVYTRKLKDAERRGDEVTAARLEKAYDKLMMAQLHNRKKGVTFGEMKVSKDIKYADKQPIVPWGPRFTKSSVQDMRINLAISAVFTAWVLIKRNAEYKPLQFLTFAFVYRIFEKLKSFEPPVTPTYTEDGEDPGRGLRMGKRLLRSLALVFGCIAVASLAYTGVLNLIEFMGSFIPASLYNNQELLVTTSSAIMLYIMASFYR; this is translated from the exons ATGGCTTTTGCAATCTCAAATGCCTTTCACCACCCTAAACTTCATCTTCACCATTTCAATTACAATTCCCAGCGTCCACTTGCGAGTTTCCCATCACCGTTCCTCAG ATTTGCTAGAACATTACCACGGAATCAAAGGGTAGTTAGTGCTGCCGCATCTGCAGCAGGAAGTTCTAACCCAGATAGTAACTTCAATCCATATGAG GTTCTTGGTGTCAACCCAATTGAGAGTTTTGACAAAATCAAGTTAGTCTATACAAGAAAACTCAAGGACGCTGAGAGGAGAGGTGATGAAGTAACTGCTGCCAGA TTGGAGAAGGCATATGACAAACTAATGATGGCACAATTACACAATCGGAAAAAGGGTGTCACATTTGGTGAAATGAAG GTCTCCAAGGACATTAAATATGCTGATAAGCAGCCGATTGTACCATGGGGCCCAAG ATTCACAAAGTCCTCTGTACAAGATATGCGTATCAACCTGGCAATATCTGCTGTTTTT ACAGCTTGGGTTCTTATCAAGCGCAATGCTGAATATAAACCTTTGCAATTTCTTACTTTTGCATTTGTATATCGAATCTTTGAGAAGTTGAAATCGTTTGAACCTCCTGTAACACCAACATATACA GAAGATGGTGAAGATCCAGGGAGGGGGCTGCGTATGGGGAAAAGGCTACTTCGTTCTCTTGCACTAGTTTTTGGATGCATTGCTGTTGCTTCTCTG GCATACACTGGTGTGTTAAATTTGATCGAGTTTATGGGTAGTTTCATTCCTGCTTCCCTTTACAATAACCAG GAACTGTTAGTTACCACATCAAGCGCCATCATGCTATACATTATGGCATCCTTCTATCGGTGA